From Streptomyces sp. 6-11-2, one genomic window encodes:
- a CDS encoding beta-ketoacyl synthase — protein MSRPVVGIGAVASIGRDPSELFESLCAGRSGLAPLRGFDRSKFKAGHLFEIDDRPAPGVDVPGRATGFLLDAVGQAARDAGLGEDLREVPILVGTGLRELRSLELWWRDGAAFAAERMHFGTALRERFGAVDTHTFSNACSASLYALALAVDQLETGAVEHVIVAGTDSITESMFGLTDAFQLEPPGRLRPFDVDRKGTILGEGAGAIVLAREPDHRRIHGRVRSVGVNCDAHHTTAPLQAGVAAAIRQAHQRAGVKPENVDLVMLHGTGTPLNDEVEVRALREVFGEHERVPLVTAVKSMTGHTAGSAGVLSLITALRAMSTGRIPPVTELDEPTEDVSALRLVHTTEATGRVDVAQVNGFGFGGLNAVAIVEAAR, from the coding sequence ATGAGCCGGCCCGTCGTCGGAATCGGCGCGGTCGCGAGCATCGGCCGCGACCCCTCCGAGCTGTTCGAGAGCCTGTGCGCCGGACGGAGCGGGCTGGCTCCGCTGCGCGGCTTCGACCGGTCGAAGTTCAAGGCGGGCCATCTCTTCGAGATCGACGACCGGCCCGCGCCGGGCGTGGACGTGCCGGGCCGGGCGACCGGGTTCCTGCTCGACGCGGTGGGCCAGGCGGCCCGTGACGCCGGCCTCGGTGAGGACCTCCGCGAGGTGCCGATCCTGGTCGGCACCGGATTGCGGGAACTGCGGTCGCTGGAGCTGTGGTGGCGCGACGGCGCCGCGTTCGCGGCGGAGCGGATGCACTTCGGCACCGCCCTTCGGGAACGTTTCGGCGCGGTCGACACACACACCTTCTCCAACGCCTGCTCCGCCTCGCTGTACGCGCTGGCACTCGCCGTCGACCAGCTGGAGACCGGCGCGGTGGAGCACGTGATCGTGGCCGGCACCGACTCGATCACGGAGAGCATGTTCGGGCTGACCGACGCCTTCCAGCTGGAGCCGCCCGGCCGGCTCAGACCCTTCGACGTCGACCGCAAGGGCACCATCCTCGGCGAGGGAGCCGGCGCGATCGTGCTGGCCCGCGAGCCGGACCACCGCCGGATCCACGGCAGGGTGCGGTCGGTCGGCGTGAACTGCGACGCCCACCACACCACCGCGCCCCTCCAGGCCGGGGTCGCCGCCGCGATCAGGCAGGCGCACCAACGGGCCGGGGTGAAACCGGAGAACGTGGACCTGGTCATGCTGCACGGCACCGGTACCCCGCTCAACGACGAGGTGGAGGTACGGGCCCTGCGCGAGGTCTTCGGCGAGCACGAGCGCGTACCGCTGGTGACCGCCGTCAAGTCGATGACCGGGCACACCGCCGGCTCGGCCGGGGTGCTGAGCCTCATCACGGCCCTGCGGGCCATGTCGACCGGGCGGATCCCGCCGGTGACCGAACTCGACGAACCCACCGAGGACGTGAGCGCGTTGCGGCTGGTGCACACCACCGAGGCCACCGGTCGCGTCGATGTGGCGCAGGTCAACGGCTTCGGCTTCGGCGGACTGAACGCGGTGGCCATCGTGGAGGCGGCCCGATGA
- a CDS encoding beta-ketoacyl synthase N-terminal-like domain-containing protein: MNEFPRIVVSGVGPALPGVAGTEDLATGPGFPAEPVDPAARLGKKGLKYKDRATRLGLCAAFAGLCDAGLRDADGPLVEGGGVGVVVASNYGNADTVCRVVTTIAAETTRGTSPMDSPNASSNIVASEIAIRFKLGGPNLTVCNGDASGLDALRWAAGLLRSGRAEHVLVVGVEPDNEVVRKLVGADRIVDGAVAVVLERAETARARGVRPRARLGGFVRTGGVEECVGRLAALGSGTPAGWYPPETAADDAPPAALLAGVPRYRMPDGWGALSGALGLVQCAAATGRFDAGEPGPLYALAGRGNDGVAGVLLLAPGDAR; this comes from the coding sequence ATGAACGAGTTCCCGCGGATCGTGGTCAGCGGTGTGGGTCCTGCCCTGCCCGGAGTGGCCGGTACCGAGGACCTGGCGACCGGACCGGGCTTCCCCGCGGAGCCGGTGGACCCGGCCGCCCGGCTCGGCAAGAAAGGCCTGAAGTACAAGGACCGCGCCACCCGGCTCGGTCTGTGCGCGGCCTTCGCCGGACTGTGCGACGCCGGACTGCGGGACGCGGACGGCCCGCTGGTCGAGGGCGGCGGTGTCGGTGTCGTGGTGGCGTCCAACTACGGGAACGCGGACACCGTCTGCCGGGTGGTCACGACCATCGCGGCCGAGACGACCCGGGGCACGAGCCCGATGGACAGCCCCAACGCCTCCAGCAACATCGTCGCCTCCGAGATCGCGATCCGGTTCAAGCTGGGCGGCCCGAACCTGACCGTCTGCAACGGCGACGCCTCGGGTCTCGACGCCCTGCGCTGGGCCGCGGGCCTGCTGCGCTCCGGACGGGCCGAGCACGTGCTGGTCGTCGGGGTCGAACCGGACAACGAGGTGGTGCGCAAGCTGGTCGGCGCGGACCGGATCGTGGACGGGGCCGTCGCGGTGGTCCTGGAGCGCGCCGAGACCGCGCGGGCGCGCGGCGTACGACCGAGGGCCCGCCTGGGCGGCTTCGTGCGCACCGGCGGGGTCGAGGAGTGCGTCGGACGCCTCGCCGCGCTCGGCTCGGGCACCCCGGCCGGCTGGTACCCGCCGGAGACCGCCGCCGACGACGCACCGCCCGCGGCGCTGCTCGCCGGGGTTCCCCGGTACCGGATGCCCGACGGCTGGGGCGCGCTCTCCGGTGCGCTGGGCCTGGTGCAGTGCGCCGCCGCCACCGGCCGGTTCGACGCGGGCGAGCCCGGCCCCCTCTACGCGCTCGCCGGCCGCGGCAACGACGGTGTGGCCGGAGTCCTCCTGCTCGCCCCCGGAGACGCCCGGTGA
- a CDS encoding alpha/beta fold hydrolase — MSRDRPQAPGRPGGAACTVQRKRPTGGTRALLLHGLANSSSVWDELTGSEAGGLDMWAAELPWGGGQSPAWAYGQDASRAVADALGQVPGGAGIVVAHSFSTVLLLDLLGEELARDGDPFARHGIEGLVLVSPFYRRDPESFEYGVVGDMLENFRRTMEEGIRVMAGPRLDPALRRDMAQRVCERVGPYGYLSFFRSYLRTPWLRTDLITVPSLVIGGEDDFTAVPAESTALAADLPDARCRFIPGAGHFPMVEQVDAFSAALGEFVDSIGCPVPAVVDQPA; from the coding sequence GTGAGCCGTGACCGGCCGCAGGCGCCGGGCCGGCCCGGTGGCGCGGCGTGCACGGTGCAGCGCAAGCGGCCCACGGGCGGTACCCGTGCCCTCCTGCTGCACGGACTGGCCAACAGCTCCTCCGTGTGGGACGAGTTGACCGGGAGCGAGGCCGGCGGCCTGGATATGTGGGCCGCCGAACTGCCCTGGGGCGGCGGGCAGTCACCGGCCTGGGCCTACGGTCAGGACGCCTCCCGGGCGGTCGCGGACGCGCTCGGGCAGGTCCCCGGCGGCGCCGGAATCGTGGTGGCCCACTCCTTCTCCACCGTGCTGCTGCTGGACCTGCTCGGCGAGGAACTCGCCCGGGACGGTGACCCGTTCGCACGCCACGGCATCGAGGGCCTGGTGCTCGTGTCGCCGTTCTACCGCCGCGATCCGGAGAGCTTCGAGTACGGCGTCGTCGGCGACATGCTGGAGAACTTCCGCCGCACCATGGAAGAGGGCATCCGGGTGATGGCCGGGCCCCGGCTCGACCCCGCGCTGCGCCGCGACATGGCGCAGCGGGTCTGCGAACGGGTCGGCCCGTACGGCTACCTGAGCTTCTTCCGCAGCTATCTGCGCACGCCCTGGCTGCGCACCGACCTGATCACGGTGCCCTCGCTGGTGATCGGCGGGGAGGACGACTTCACCGCCGTACCCGCCGAGAGCACGGCGCTGGCCGCCGATCTCCCCGACGCACGCTGCCGGTTCATCCCCGGGGCCGGCCACTTCCCGATGGTGGAACAGGTGGACGCCTTCTCCGCCGCCCTCGGTGAGTTCGTCGACTCGATCGGCTGCCCCGTGCCCGCGGTCGTCGACCAACCCGCTTGA
- a CDS encoding thioesterase family protein — protein sequence MTSPISSTPEPTEQTLNDFFDAAGHFSLRPSYEGGNISTTIGFKHVHYLLEAAVLEHFRAAGLGATTLYVEYGAGFDVVSVNTRLHTVLTLDDTVDVEVKPVTKDSDTRLRFAVTGTVERDGAPRKAVTSKFEVALRAIEHVPDPRPLPERLTRFVVPRLGRATPRELAAVPVDNIDLSAQRGVTTRSGDPVLAEIIGDDNAFGWKWRVPYFYCHFTSHMQMSGFLRQMEEVLHLFVADRGIAIQRLLDERNWIPVVTKCDIELTDEVRIEDELYTVFTVEDVFKAVLFTARMDCYVVRDGALVRVATGHITHGYVTKESPERDWSLVTFDDEVLAALGGKTPAAG from the coding sequence ATGACGTCCCCCATCAGCAGCACTCCCGAGCCGACCGAGCAGACGTTGAACGACTTCTTCGACGCCGCCGGCCACTTCTCGCTGCGGCCGTCCTACGAGGGCGGCAACATCAGCACGACCATCGGCTTCAAGCACGTGCACTACCTGCTCGAGGCCGCCGTGCTCGAGCACTTCCGCGCCGCCGGTCTGGGCGCCACGACCCTCTACGTCGAGTACGGTGCCGGCTTCGACGTCGTCTCCGTGAACACCCGGCTGCACACGGTGCTCACCCTGGACGACACGGTCGACGTCGAGGTCAAGCCGGTCACCAAGGACTCCGACACCCGGCTGCGTTTCGCGGTCACCGGGACCGTGGAGCGGGACGGGGCGCCGCGCAAGGCGGTGACCAGCAAGTTCGAGGTCGCCCTTCGGGCCATCGAGCATGTGCCGGACCCCAGGCCGCTGCCCGAGCGCCTGACCCGCTTCGTGGTGCCGCGGCTGGGCCGGGCGACGCCGAGGGAACTCGCCGCCGTCCCGGTGGACAACATCGACCTGTCCGCGCAGCGCGGCGTCACCACGCGCTCCGGCGACCCGGTGCTGGCCGAGATCATCGGCGACGACAACGCCTTCGGCTGGAAGTGGCGAGTGCCCTACTTCTACTGCCACTTCACCAGTCACATGCAGATGTCCGGCTTCCTGCGGCAGATGGAGGAGGTGCTGCACCTGTTCGTCGCCGACCGGGGCATCGCCATCCAGCGCCTGCTGGACGAGCGCAACTGGATCCCGGTGGTGACCAAGTGCGACATCGAACTCACCGACGAGGTGCGGATCGAGGACGAGCTGTACACCGTATTCACCGTCGAGGACGTCTTCAAGGCCGTCCTGTTCACCGCCCGGATGGACTGCTACGTGGTGCGTGACGGCGCGCTGGTGCGGGTCGCCACCGGACACATCACGCACGGCTACGTCACCAAGGAGTCGCCGGAGCGCGACTGGTCCCTGGTCACCTTCGACGACGAGGTGCTGGCCGCGCTCGGCGGCAAGACCCCCGCCGCCGGCTGA